The window ACTACTATCACACAAAAAACATCATAAGATGGTGTGCTGAATACGATGGCCCTGTTTATGTAAGAATGCCAAGAAGCGATACAGAGATTATTTATGAGAGTGAGGAAGAAGCGAAATTTGAATTAGGAAAAGCAAAGATTTTGGTTGATGGGGATGATTTAACAATAATTGCTACTGGAGAAGAGGTTCCTGAGGCATTAAAAGCAGTAGAGATATTGAAAAAAGAAGGTATATCTGCAGAAGTCATAGAAATGGCAACAATTAAACCAATAGATGAAGATACTATTAAAAAGGCGAAGGACTTCATTGTTTCAATGGAAGACCACAACATCATTGGTGGATTGGGAGGATCTATTGCAGAGGTTATAGCAACCAATGGGTTGAATAAAAAATTATTAAGAATAGGTATCAATGATGAATTTGGAAAATCTGGAAAAGCAGGAGAGTTATTGAAGTACTATGGATTAGATGGAGAGAGTGTTGCTAAAAGAATTATTAAGGAACTTAAATAAATTAATTAGGAAGTTCTTTTTTCAATTTTTCATTTTCTTTCTTTAATTCTTCATAGAGTTTCTCATAACCCTCTGCGTTTAAATTCAACTCCTTCATAAGGTTTATAATAATTTCAAAGTGCTCTTCTGTATGCTCTAATAGGTGGAGGAGTTTTTTTACCTTCTTTTCTTCCACAATATCACCATGTTATTATTTTGTTTTTTGTTATGTTGTTAAAGTATAAATAATTTGTTGTTAGTAATATTTTTATATTTGGATATAAATGTGTTTATTAACTCCATTACCACTCAAAACCCAAACTCAACATTTTTATAGAATTAAATTTTAGTATTAGGATATAATTTAATTCCTATCTGTTTTAAGATACCTTCATTTAAATAATTTATAATTAAACACTACAAAACTTTCAAAATTAATTATAATAAATTAAAAATTAATCAAAATAACATTTTAGAGGGATAATTTATGAAATATATATTCATCACTGGAGGAGTCGTGTCTTCTCTTGGAAAAGGGATTACGGCATCATCAATAGGAAGGTTGTTAAAAGCAAGGGGATTCAAAGTTAACATGATAAAGATAGATCCATATTTGCAAATTGATGCAGGGACGATGTCCCCTTATGAACATGGTGAGGTTTTTGTCACAGATGATGGTGGAGAGACAGATTTAGATCTAGGGCATTATGAGAGGTTCGTTGATATAAATCTAACATCAAGGAACAACATAACCACTGGGAAGATTTATTGGAGCGTATTAACTAAAGAAAGGAAAGGAGAATACTTAGGAAAGACTGTCCAAGTTATTCCACACATAACAAATGAAATAAAAAACTGGATAAAAGAACTTGGAGAAGGTTATGATGTAACTA of the Methanotorris formicicus Mc-S-70 genome contains:
- a CDS encoding transketolase family protein: MVKLSGVKKGMRNGYGEALIELGKKYENVVVLDADLSGSTKTSMFAKEFPDRFFNAGIAEQNMIGMAAGLATTGKIVFASTFAMFATGRAWEQIRNSVAYPKLNVKIVATHSGITVGEDGATHQMTEDIAIMRAIPNMVVIAPSDYYHTKNIIRWCAEYDGPVYVRMPRSDTEIIYESEEEAKFELGKAKILVDGDDLTIIATGEEVPEALKAVEILKKEGISAEVIEMATIKPIDEDTIKKAKDFIVSMEDHNIIGGLGGSIAEVIATNGLNKKLLRIGINDEFGKSGKAGELLKYYGLDGESVAKRIIKELK